The Lactuca sativa cultivar Salinas chromosome 2, Lsat_Salinas_v11, whole genome shotgun sequence genome includes a window with the following:
- the LOC111906472 gene encoding uncharacterized protein LOC111906472: MSISRSGGQGTSEVGNVDFLRICDGLCYDLSSLQELACRGAWRSVLDKVAQARSKSLLSKPHEHLIYLSYNAIALTKLRRFSEAVAELDLVEKGLDIYRYETYPHHYPNRHGSMAPFVLRWLHAELPSKLGRRQETLDRFYLLLQFIREKLTKNLPNASRQVWSKREGLVINSIISHQLCHKEFGVCLDLMKDLIKRDSTPVARAILMAKLGYIQMQYGDLEGARGTFGVIEGIVNDGNGEIEMKNLVNRNKALMFMVEKDYVSAVREYQECIDRDGSDVVAINNKALCLMYMRDLSDSIKVMENALERIPTAALNEIFVVNLCSMYELAYVNHSDIKKTLSSWIARVAPDDFDTSSTRI, from the coding sequence atgtccatatcgcgttccgGTGGTCAAGGGACGAGCGAAGTTGGCAATGTCGATTTCCTTAGGATCTGCGATGGCCTATGCTACGACTTATCGTCTCTACAAGAGCTCGCCTGCCGTGGCGCATGGAGATCGGTTCTCGATAAAGTCGCTCAAGCACGTTCCAAATCTCTCCTCTCTAAACCTCACGAACATCTCATTTATCTCTCCTACAACGCCATTGCTCTGACTAAACTCCGCCGTTTCTCTGAAGCAGTCGCCGAGCTCGATTTGGTGGAAAAAGGCCTCGATATTTACAGGTACGAAACTTATCCACATCATTACCCTAATCGCCATGGCTCCATGGCCCCTTTTGTCCTCCGTTGGTTGCATGCTGAACTCCCTTCCAAATTAGGAAGACGTCAAGAAACTTTAGATCGATTCTACTTGTTACTACAGTTCATTAgggaaaaattaacaaaaaatttGCCAAATGCATCACGTCAAGTGTGGAGTAAACGAGAAGGTTTGGTGATTAATTCGATAATCAGTCATCAATTATGTCATAAAGAGTTCGGAGTGTGTTTGGATTTGATGAAAGACTTGATTAAACGTGATTCAACTCCTGTAGCTCGAGCAATTCTGATGGCGAAGCTAGGGTACATCCAAATGCAATATGGGGATCTGGAAGGTGCCAGGGGGACTTTTGGTGTGATTGAGGGGATTGTGAATGATGGAAATGGAGAAATTGAGATGAAAAATCTTGTGAATAGGAATAAAGCGTTGATGTTTATGGTTGAAAAAGACTATGTATCTGCTGTGAGGGAGTATCAGGAGTGCATAGATAGAGATGGATCAGATGTTGTTGCTATTAACAACAAGGCACTTTGTTTGATGTATATGCGTGATTTGTCTGATTCCATTAAGGTGATGGAGAATGCTTTGGAGAGAATCCCTACAGCTGCATTGAATGAGATATTTGTTGTGAATTTGTGTAGTATGTATGAGTTGGCTTATGTTAATCATTCGGATATCAAGAAGACACTTAGCAGTTGGATTGCTCGTGTGGCACCTGATGATTTTGATACTTCGAGTACTCGCATATAA
- the LOC111906470 gene encoding 60S ribosomal protein L4 — translation MAAAARPLVTVQALESDMATDGASLPLPEVMKASIRPDIVNFVHSNISKNSRQPYAVSRKAGHQTSAESWGTGRAVSRIPRVPGGGTHRAGQGAFGNMCRGGRMFAPTRIWRRWHRKINVNQKRYAVVSAIAASAVPSLVMARGHRIESVPELPLVVSDSAEGVEKTQNAIKVLKQIGAFPDAEKAKDSVGIRPGKGKMRNRRYISRKGPLIVYGTEGAKLVKAFRNIPGVEVANVERLNLLKLAPGGHLGRFIIWTKSAFEKLDSIYGSFEKTSEKKRGYVLPRAKMANADLARIINSDEVQSVVKPIKKEVKRAPMKKNPLKNLNTMLRLNPYAKTAKRMALLAEEQRKKSKKEKLDRMRKPITKVEAAEIKIASKAWYKTMISDSDYAEFDVFTKWLGVSQ, via the exons ATGGCCGCCGCCGCCCGACCCCTCGTCACCGTGCAAGCTCTGGAATCAGACATGGCTACCGACGGTGCGAGCCTCCCACTCCCTGAGGTAATGAAAGCTTCTATCCGCCCTGACATTGttaatttcgtccactccaacaTCTCCAAAAACTCCCGTCAACCTTACGCCGTTTCCCGAAAAGCCGGTCACCAGACCTCCGCCGAGTCATGGGGTACAGGACGTGCTGTATCTCGTATCCCCCGTGTTCCCGGTGGTGGTACTCACCGTGCCGGTCAAGGTGCTTTCGGTAACATGTGTCGTGGTGGTCGTATGTTCGCACCTACGAGGATCTGGCGCCGTTGGCACAGGAAGATCAATGTGAACCAGAAGAGATACGCAGTTGTTTCAGCGATCGCTGCTTCTGCTGTTCCGTCGCTTGTGATGGCGCGTGGACATCGTATCGAATCGGTTCCCGAGCTTCCATTGGTTGTTAGCGATTCCGCTGAAGGCGTTGAGAAGACTCAAAACGCTATTAAGGTATTGAAGCAGATCGGAGCTTTTCCTGATGCTGAGAAAGCTAAGGATTCCGTTGGAATCCGTCCTGGAAAGGGAAAAATGAGGAACAGGAGGTATATTTCCAGGAAAGGACCATTGATTGTTTATGGAACTGAAGGCGCGAAGCTAGTGAAAGCATTCAGGAACATTCCAGGTGTCGAAGTAGCTAATGTGGAGAGATTGAACTTGCTGAAGCTAGCTCCAGGTGGTCACCTTGGGAGGTTCATTATCTGGACGAAATCTGCGTTTGAGAAGTTGGATTCGATCTATGGATCGTTTGAGAAGACAAGTGAGAAGAAGAGGGGTTACGTATTGCCTAGGGCAAAGATGGCGAATGCTGATTTGGCTAGGATTATTAACTCCGATGAGGTGCAGTCAGTAGTGAAGCCAATTAAGAAGGAGGTGAAGAGAGCTCCAATGAAGAAGAACCCATTGAAGAACTTGAACACCATGCTGAGATTGAATCCTTATGCCAAGACTGCTAAGAGGATGGCTTTGCTTGCTGAGGAACAGAGGAAGAAgtccaagaaggagaagcttgATAGGATGAGAAAACCAATTACCAAG GTGGAGGCAGCAGAGATCAAGATAGCTAGCAAGGCATGGTATAAGACTATGATTTCGGATAGTGATTATGCTGAGTTTGATGTTTTCACCAAGTGGCTTGGAGTTTCACAGtga
- the LOC111906471 gene encoding protein CELLULOSE SYNTHASE INTERACTIVE 1, protein MTPHSLTKMGSRERSSMEDPDGTLSSVAHCIEQLRQKSSSSQDKEFSLKQLLDLINTREGAFSAVSSHSQAVPVLVSLLRSGSLGVKIQAATVLGSLCKENELRVKVLLGGCIPPLLALLKSKEGQITAAKTIYAVSEGDAKDHVGSKIFATEGVVPVLWEQLEKGSKVVDDLLTGALRNLCGTTEGFWSATVKAGGEDILVKLLTHDQSNTQANVCFLLSCMMMEDASVCSKISTSETTKQLLKLLGPGYEPPVRAQAASALKSLSAQSKKARKDIASCNGIPSLINATIAPSKEFMQGEDAQALQENAMCALANISGGLCHVITSLGQSLDSCTSPGQVADTLGALASALMIYGNESETNRASDPFDIELTLVKQFKPRVPFLVQERTIEALASLYGNATLSSKLSNPVSKHLLVGLITMATNEVQDELIKSLLVLCNNEGNLWNALQGREGVQMLISLLGLSSEQQQECAVALLCMLSNENDESKWAITAAGGIPPLVQILETGSAKAREDSATILGNLCNHSEDIRNCVESADAVPALLWLLKNGSSNGKEIAAKTLNHLIRRSDTATISQLTALLTSDLPESKVYVLDALKSLLSIAPITDLLREGSAPNDAIETMIKILGSTNEETRANSAMALGGIFNLRKDLRESSMAIKTLSSVMKLLDSDSETILAECCGCLSAIFLSVKENHDVAVVARNMLPVLLTLSRSSALQVAEQALSALASLLLDNEVVEKLSPQEIIMPATRVLLEEKATRKNHAALAISRLRLDSVSTLTEYVNETGTVLALVSFMESSNSGAIATSAGLDALVVLSRLKGSGDIKPAWAVLVENPESITPIVSLINGATTLLQDKAIEILSRLCHDQCVVLGNAILQSHCTSLIAKRVIDSSNTRVKIGGASLLVCATKVNIQRVMEDLHEANFHSQFIRSLVLMLSSPVSSHSEDMDSISICRCPGEKRTSTTVINGASISIWLLSAIASHDEKYKIQITEAGAVEILTGRISRLLPYSQLDVDEDNSIWICILLLAILFQNRDIIRASATVKAIPALSSLLRSEAPANRYFASQAISSLVSNGSRGTLLSVANSGAANGLISLLGCSNSDLHDFLQLSQEFSLPPHPEEVALERLFRVDDIRVGATSRKSIPALVDLLKPIPDRPGAPFLALGLLIQLSTDSPSNKIAMVESGALEALTKYLSLGPQDATEEAATDLLGILFGTAEIRKHESAFSAVTQLVAVLRLGGRRARYSAAKALENLFSADHIKNAESSRQAVQPLVEILNNGLEKEQHAAIAALVRLLSDNPSRGLTAADVELNAVDILCRILSSNSSMELKSDAAELCCVLFENTRIRCTVTAGRSVEPLISLLVSEFTPAHLSVVRALDRLIDDENLAELVSVHGGIIPLVGLLHGKNYMLHEATSLALVKMGKDRPSCKIEMVKAGVIDNILKILQEAPDFLSAAFAELLRILTNNATIAKGQSAEKLVKPLFVLLTRPELGPDGQHSVLQVLVNIFEHEQCRTDYILSPHQAIEPLIPLLDSNSTAVQKTSAELLSYLLLEEHYQKDSMIQQVIGPLMRVLSSGIPILQQRALKGLVSIALTWPNEIAKEGGVSEVSRVIMLSDSFLTNPLWESAATVLSSILQFSSEFYLEVPIAVLVRLLHSNSEATVIGALNALLVLESDDSMSAVAMAESGAIEALLELLRCHLCEGTAARLLEVLLHNVKIRETKAIKSAILQLSQYLLHPQTQAQQARLLATLALGDLFQNESLTQSSDAVVACRALVNVLIDQPSEEMKVVAICALQNLVMSSRPNKRAVAEAGGVQVGLDLIGSSDGDTSIQAARFIKLLFSNNAIQEYASSETVRAITAAIEKDLLANGMVNEGYLKALNALFGNFPRLRATEPATLSIPHLVTSLKTGSEATQEAALDALFLLRQAWSACPPDVSKAQSAAAADAIPLLQYLIQSGPPRFHEKAEFLLQCLPGTLTVTIKRANDLRQSVGNPSVYCKVTLGNSPSVQTKVVSTGPNPEWDENFVWSFESPPKGQKLHISCKNKSKMGKKSFGKVTIQIDRVVMMGAVAGEYALLPQSKTGASRILEIEFQWSNK, encoded by the exons ATGACTCCACATTCCCTAACAAAAATGGGTTCTAG AGAGCGTAGTAGCATGGAGGATCCAGATGGGACATTATCAAGTGTTGCTCACTGCATCGAACAGTTAcgccaaaaatcatcatcttcaCAAGACAAAGAGTTCAGTCTGAAACAGTTACTAGACCTGATCAATACACGTGAAGGTGCATTCAGTGCTGTTAGTTCACATTCTCAAGCAGTTCCAGTTCTAGTATCTCTCCTAAGATCAGGGTCACTTGGTGTAAAGATCCAAGCAGCTACAGTTTTGGGCTCATTATGTAAGGAAAACGAACTACGGGTCAAAGTATTACTTGGGGGTTGCATTCCTCCGCTTCTCGCTCTTCTAAAATCAAAAGAAGGTCAAATCACAGCTGCAAAGACCATTTATGCTGTTTCTGAAGGTGATGCTAAAGATCATGTTGGATCCAAAATCTTTGCCACTGAAGGGGTTGTTCCAGTGCTCTGGGAGCAACTCGAAAAGGGTTCAAAAGTAGTTGATGATTTGCTGACTGGTGCTTTGAGAAACCTGTGTGGGACCACCGAGGGTTTTTGGTCAGCAACAGTCAAAGCTGGGGGAGAAGATATATTGGTAAAGCTATTAACACATGACCAGTCAAACACTCAAGCCAATGTTTGCTTTTTATTATCATGTATGATGATGGAAGATGCATCCGTATGTTCAAAGATATCAACTTCTGAAACTACAAAACAACTCTTGAAGCTGTTAGGACCTGGTTATGAACCTCCAGTTAGAGCACAAGCTGCATCTGCTTTAAAGTCTCTTTCAGCTCAAAGCAAAAAAGCAAGAAAAGATATAGCAAGTTGTAATGGCATCCCTTCTTTGATTAATGCCACAATAGCTCCTTCAAAAGAGTTTATGCAAGGTGAAGATGCTCAAGCTTTACAAGAGAACGCGATGTGTGCTCTCGCCAACATTTCCGGTGGGTTGTGCCATGTCATCACTAGTCTCGGTCAAAGTCTTGACTCATGCACTTCACCTGGACAGGTGGCGGATACATTAGGAGCTTTAGCTTCTGCTCTTATGATATATGGTAACGAATCAGAAACCAACAGAGCATCAGATCCATTTGACATTGAGTTGACTTTAGTCAAACAGTTTAAGCCACGTGTGCCATTTTTAGTCCAGGAGCGCACCATAGAAGCTCTTGCTAGTTTGTATGGGAACGCCACCCTTTCAAGCAAACTTTCAAATCCTGTCTCAAAACATTTATTAGTTGGTTTGATCACAATGGCAACCAATGAAGTTCAAGATGAGTTAATAAAATCACTACTTGTTTTATGCAACAATGAGGGCAATTTGTGGAATGCTTTACAAGGTCGTGAAGGCGTTCAGATGTTGATTTCTCTTCTTGGACTTTCATCAGAACAGCAACAAGAATGTGCCGTTGCATTGCTTTGTATGTTGTCAAATGAGAATGATGAAAGTAAATGGGCCATCACAGCTGCTGGTGGAATCCCGCCACTTGTACAAATTCTTGAAACGGGGTCCGCAAAAGCACGTGAAGATTCTGCTACAATTCTTGGGAACCTCTGTAATCACAGTGAAGATATAAGGAACTGTGTTGAAAGTGCTGATGCTGTTCCTGCTTTGTTATGGCTGTTGAAAAATGGAAGCTCAAATGGGAAAGAGATTGCTGCAAAGACATTGAACCAtttgattcgaagatcagatACAGCAACTATAAGTCAACTCACTGCACTGTTGACCAGTGACCTTCCGGAATCCAAAGTTTATGTTTTGGATGCGTTAAAAAGTTTACTTTCCATTGCCCCGATTACTGATCTACTACGTGAAGGTAGTGCACCCAATGATGCAATTGAAACAATGATCAAGATTTTAGGGTCTACAAATGAAGAGACACGTGCGAATTCTGCCATGGCTCTTGGTGGGATCTTTAATCTGAGAAAGGATTTGCGTGAAAGCAGTATGGCTATCAAGACTCTTTCCTCTGTGATGAAACTTTTGGATTCTGATTCTGAGACCATTTTGGCAGAGTGTTGTGGGTGTCTTTCTGCAATTTTTCTATCAGTGAAAGAAAATCATGATGTGGCTGTTGTTGCAAGGAACATGCTACCTGTATTACTGACACTTTCAAGATCTTCAGCTTTACAAGTTGCAGAACAGGCTTTATCTGCTTTGGCAAGCCTTTTGTTGGACAATGAAGTTGTAGAGAAACTTTCACCTCAAGAAATCATTATGCCAGCCACTAGAGTTCTTCTTGAAGAGAAAGCCACCAGAAAAAACCATGCTGCATTAGCGATTTCCCGCCTTCGACTGGATTCTGTTTCTACTTTAACTGAGTATGTGAATGAAACTGGAACAGTTCTTGCATTGGTTTCTTTCATGGAATCGAGTAATTCTGGAGCTATTGCCACGTCAGCAGGACTAGATGCACTCGTTGTTTTGTCAAGACTAAAAGGATCAGGTGACATCAAACCTGCATGGGCAGTGCTGGTTGAAAATCCAGAGAGTATAACCCCCATTGTTTCATTGATCAATGGTGCAACTACTCTCTTACAGGACAAAGCAATAGAAATCTTGTCAAGGCTTTGCCATGATCAATGTGTTGTTCTTGGAAACGCGATTCTACAATCTCATTGCACTTCTTTGATTGCAAAAAGAGTAATCGATTCATCAAACACAAGAGTTAAAATTGGTGGGGCTTCACTTCTCGTTTGTGCTACAAAAGTAAATATCCAAAGAGTGATGGAGGACCTCCATGAAGCAAATTTTCATTCCCAATTTATTCGGTCTCTTGTTTTGATGTTAAGTTCTCCTGTTTCTTCTCATTCGGAAGACATGGACTCCATAAGCATCTGCAGATGTCCTGGTGAGAAAAGGACTAGCACAACAGTTATAAATGGCGCTAGCATCTCGATTTGGCTACTTTCTGCTATTGCTAGCCAtgatgaaaaatataaaattcaGATTACAGAAGCAGGAGCTGTTGAAATTCTTACAGGAAGAATCTCACGTCTATTGCCATACAGCCAG TTGGATGTTGATGAGGATAATAGCATCTGGATATGCATACTACTGTTAGCAATTCTATTCCAAAACAGAGATATTATACGTGCAAGTGCAACAGTAAAAGCTATTCCAGCTCTTTCTTCTTTGTTAAGATCAGAAGCACCAGCCAACAGATACTTTGCTTCACAAGCTATATCCAGTCTAGTCAGCAATGGAAGCAGGGGAACACTTCTTTCTGTTGCCAACTCAGGAGCTGCAAATGGGCTCATATCATTACTCGGGTGTTCCAATTCCGACTTACATGATTTCCTTCAATTATCCCAAGAATTCTCTTTGCCACCTCACCCAGAAGAAGTCGCTCTCGAGAGATTATTCAGAGTTGATGACATCAGAGTCGGCGCCACATCACGAAAGTCAATCCCCGCTCTCGTTGACCTCCTGAAACCAATCCCGGATCGACCCGGTGCCCCGTTTCTCGCACTCGGACTTCTAATCCAGCTCAGCACCGATTCCCCATCCAACAAGATCGCCATGGTGGAATCCGGTGCTTTAGAAGCTCTAACAAAGTATCTCTCACTCGGTCCACAAGATGCAACCGAAGAAGCTGCCACTGATCTACTTGGCATCCTATTTGGCACTGCTGAGATACGAAAACACGAGTCAGCATTCAGTGCGGTGACTCAGCTTGTTGCTGTGTTACGTCTAGGTGGCAGGCGTGCGCGATACAGTGCTGCTAAAGCACTTGAAAACCTCTTTTCTGCTGATCATATAAAAAACGCGGAATCTTCTCGCCAGGCTGTACAACCATTGGTGGAAATTTTGAACAATGGTTTGGAAAAGGAACAGCATGCTGCTATTGCAGCATTGGTTAGGCTTCTCAGTGATAACCCATCCAGAGGGCTTACTGCTGCTGATGTGGAATTAAACGCGGTTGATATCCTTTGTAGAATTCTTTCATCGAATTCTTCAATGGAGTTGAAAAGTGATGCTGCTGAATTATGCTGTGTGCTATTCGAAAACACAAGGATCAGATGTACTGTTACTGCTGGTCGTAGTGTCGAGCCGTTAATTTCGCTTCTCGTTTCCGAATTTACCCCTGCTCACCTTTCGGTTGTTCGTGCACTCGATAGACTCATAGATGATGAGAATTTAGCCGAATTGGTTTCAGTACATGGTGGAATAATCCCTCTTGTGGGACTTTTACACGGGAAAAACTACATGCTTCATGAAGCAACCTCTTTAGCTCTCGTGAAAATGGGAAAAGATAGACCTTCTTGCAAGATTGAAATGGTGAAAGCTGGAGTCATTGATAATATTCTCAAAATCCTCCAAGAAGCACCGGATTTTCTTTCTGCTGCGTTTGCTGAATTGCTAAGAATCTTGACAAACAATGCAACAATCGCAAAGGGTCAATCTGCAGAGAAATTGGTCAAACCCCTTTTCGTGTTGTTAACAAGACCAGAGCTTGGACCCGATGGACAACATAGTGTTTTGCAGGTTTTAGTGAATATCTTTGAGCATGAACAATGTCGTACTGATTACATCTTGTCCCCTCACCAAGCCATTGAACCTCTCATTCCTTTGCTAGATTCTAATTCTACAGCAGTTCAAAAGACATCAGCTGAGCTTTTATCTTATCTTCTTCTAGAAGAACATTACCAGAAGGATTCCATGATACAACAAGTGATCGGTCCATTAATGCGAGTTCTTTCTTCCGGGATTCCGATTTTGCAGCAAAGAGCTTTAAAAGGTCTTGTTAGCATTGCACTCACTTGGCCTAATGAGATTGCAAAAGAGGGTGGTGTAAGTGAAGTATCGAGAGTCATAATGTTATCAGATTCCTTTCTTACAAATCCTTTGTGGGAATCTGCTGCTACTGTTTTATCTAGTATTCTTCAGTTCAGTTCAGAGTTCTATCTCGAAGTGCCCATTGCAGTTTTGGTACGTTTGCTACATTCAAACTCAGAAGCCACTGTAATCGGTGCACTGAATGCTCTTTTAGTCCTGGAAAGTGATGATTCCATGAGTGCAGTAGCCATGGCAGAAAGCGGTGCAATTGAGGCTCTTTTGGAGCTTCTGAGGTGTCATTTATGTGAAGGAACTGCTGCAAGATTGCTTGAAGTATTACTACATAATGTGAAGATTCGAGAAACGAAAGCTATCAAATCAGCTATCTTACAGCTATCACAATACCTGTTACATCCACAAACTCAAGCTCAACAAGCGAGATTGTTGGCAACTCTTGCTCTTGGAGATCTGTTTCAGAATGAAAGTTTGACACAATCTAGTGATGCTGTTGTGGCGTGTCGTGCTTTGGTGAATGTGCTTATTGATCAACCTTCTGAAGAAATGAAAGTGGTGGCTATCTGTGCTTTGCAGAATCTTGTTATGTCTAGTCGCCCAAATAAAAGAGCAGTTGCAGAAGCTGGTGGGGTCCAGGTGGGACTGGATCTGATTGGTTCAAGTGATGGTGATACATCGATTCAGGCAGCAAGGTTTATTAAGCTTCTTTTCTCTAACAATGCCATCCAAGAGTATGCCTCTAGTGAAACTGTCAGAGCTATAactg CTGCTATTGAAAAGGATTTATTGGCTAATGGAATGGTAAACGAAGGGTATCTGAAAGCTCTGAATGCTCTCTTTGGCAACTTCCCACGTTTAAGAGCCACTGAACCTGCAACATTAAGCATCCCACATTTAGTGACATCTCTGAAGACAGGCTCAGAAGCAACTCAAGAAGCTGCATTAGATGCACTGTTTCTTCTGAGACAAGCATGGTCAGCTTGCCCACCTGATGTCTCTAAAGCCCAATCAGCTGCTGCTGCAGATGCAATTCCATTGTTGCAGTATTTGATCCAATCGGGGCCTCCTCGATTTCATGAAAAAGCCGAATTCTTGTTGCAGTGTCTGCCCGGGACATTAACAGTGACAATTAAGCGTGCCAATGATTTGAGACAGTCGGTTGGAAACCCTAGTGTGTACTGCAAGGTTACACTTGGGAATTCTCCTTCAGTGCAAACTAAG GTGGTATCAACTGGGCCAAATCCTGAATGGGATGAGAACTTTGTGTGGTCGTTTGAAAGCCCTCCAAAAGGCCAAAAGCTACATATCTCATGCAAGAATAAAAGCAAGATGGGGAAG aaatcattcgggaaagtGACTATCCAGATTGACCGAGTTGTGATGATGGGAGCAGTGGCGGGTGAATACGCTTTGTTGCCACAAAGCAAAACTGGGGCCTCCAGGATTCTTGAAATAGAATTTCAGTGGTCAAACAAGTAA